One genomic segment of Arenicella xantha includes these proteins:
- the nth gene encoding endonuclease III, which produces MNKQKRHEIFSRFRAENPSPKTELAYSSNFELLISVILSAQATDVGVNKATAKLYPVANTPEAIYALGVDGLSQYIKTIGLYNSKAKNVIAACKLLIDEHNSEVPDDRSALEALPGVGRKTANVVLNTAFGHPTMAVDTHIFRVSNRTRIAPGKTVLAVEKALLKFIPEEFLVDAHHWLILHGRYTCIARKPRCGSCIISDLCEYNKKIIDE; this is translated from the coding sequence ATGAATAAACAAAAGCGCCACGAAATATTTAGCCGATTTCGCGCCGAGAACCCTTCGCCAAAAACAGAGTTAGCCTATAGCTCTAACTTCGAACTGCTTATTTCGGTGATCTTGTCGGCTCAAGCTACCGACGTTGGTGTGAATAAAGCGACTGCAAAACTCTACCCCGTTGCGAATACACCTGAAGCCATTTACGCCCTAGGCGTAGACGGGTTGAGCCAGTACATCAAAACCATTGGGCTGTACAATAGTAAAGCTAAGAACGTAATTGCGGCATGTAAGCTATTAATCGATGAGCACAACAGCGAAGTTCCCGACGACCGCTCAGCACTCGAAGCACTACCCGGGGTTGGGCGTAAGACGGCAAATGTTGTACTCAACACCGCATTTGGGCATCCGACCATGGCGGTCGACACACATATATTCAGAGTATCGAACCGGACGCGGATCGCTCCCGGAAAAACCGTGTTAGCGGTGGAAAAAGCCCTGTTGAAATTTATTCCCGAGGAGTTCTTAGTCGATGCACACCACTGGTTAATCCTACACGGGCGATATACCTGCATCGCTCGTAAGCCGCGCTGCGGGTCCTGCATCATCAGTGACCTATGCGAATACAATAAGAAGATAATTGATGAGTAA
- a CDS encoding glycosyltransferase gives MPVHNAGAYLRPAVQSILAQQDVLLELILIDDNSTDTAIQSLPNDERLKIIQSPGRGIVTALNFGLEQARHPFIARMDGDDIAMPLRLSRQLTYLLDHPTVDIVGAKIELFKDSGAVDRGYALYQDWINALCDPLSIANNLFVESPIPHPTAFMRRSVLQNLGGYNNTDWPEDYDLWCRAHLAGLRFGKPDGDALLHWRDYDQRTSRTDQRYAKQQFIDCKAHYLSRYLKLQGHHQCSVWGAGPTGLKLHDGLLQNNVHVVQFVDINPKLKNRTKRQKPIYIIGTTPSESELRAISTPCLIAVSARGARQRIYTALNQAGLTEMQDFILAA, from the coding sequence ATGCCAGTGCATAATGCTGGCGCATATCTAAGGCCCGCCGTACAAAGTATTCTGGCTCAACAGGATGTTTTACTCGAACTAATTCTAATCGACGATAACTCGACCGATACGGCCATCCAGTCACTGCCTAACGATGAGCGGCTCAAGATCATACAATCACCGGGCCGCGGCATCGTCACAGCATTGAATTTCGGTCTTGAGCAAGCTCGCCACCCATTCATTGCGCGAATGGATGGTGACGACATAGCCATGCCGCTACGACTATCTCGGCAGCTAACATATTTATTAGATCACCCGACGGTCGATATCGTCGGTGCCAAAATCGAACTATTCAAAGACTCGGGCGCCGTCGACCGCGGATACGCGCTGTATCAAGACTGGATTAACGCATTATGTGACCCCCTCTCCATTGCTAATAACCTATTCGTCGAAAGCCCGATCCCCCATCCAACCGCCTTTATGCGCCGCTCGGTGTTACAGAATTTAGGTGGCTATAACAACACCGACTGGCCGGAAGACTACGACCTTTGGTGTCGCGCCCATCTAGCAGGGCTGAGATTCGGTAAGCCTGATGGCGACGCGCTACTGCACTGGAGAGATTACGATCAACGGACATCGCGCACCGACCAACGTTACGCAAAGCAGCAATTCATTGACTGCAAGGCACACTATCTTTCAAGGTATTTGAAACTGCAAGGTCATCATCAATGCTCTGTGTGGGGCGCAGGTCCGACCGGCCTAAAGCTGCATGATGGCTTGCTGCAAAACAATGTACACGTGGTGCAATTCGTGGACATCAACCCTAAGCTCAAGAACCGGACTAAACGGCAAAAGCCAATCTACATAATTGGCACTACCCCGAGCGAAAGTGAACTCAGAGCAATTAGCACTCCTTGCTTAATTGCTGTCAGCGCGCGCGGCGCACGTCAACGCATCTACACAGCGCTTAATCAAGCGGGTTTAACCGAGATGCAAGATTTCATTTTAGCGGCTTAG
- a CDS encoding FIST N-terminal domain-containing protein, with amino-acid sequence MSKPSIVSTGVSYGAFATDDHARKAVQQAIAKMPACTIGSVLLFLSNGYAFEPQEAIKQAAKAAGTPQVFGCCAVGLLTEDDWILDAEGAVAMVFPQAMGLSPLHLLQQQGVPPELVLTLATPNTATIAVNSSDIPQFGAVTTDEYGHGPYSVWQSGRIVEREFIQCGFNQQFNAELIVCPGVKLLSPVMQINRSEEHSVYEIDLQAASDNLLKYINDAEPNDYFGLLCLVSETSSASDITQGQYRLHHVISVDRDAQLVRLSGSARAGRHMAWATRDANAALQSVQTQLHASQQRQSKQPDFGLIFPNVGRGAEFFAGVDADLLEFKNAFPNTPAIGFYSNAEIAPGQQFAGLIRHYSTVMALFRTQ; translated from the coding sequence ATGAGTAAGCCCTCCATAGTATCAACTGGTGTGAGCTATGGTGCCTTCGCGACAGACGATCACGCGCGCAAGGCGGTGCAACAAGCCATCGCCAAGATGCCTGCCTGTACCATCGGCAGCGTGCTATTATTTTTGAGTAATGGCTATGCGTTCGAGCCACAAGAAGCCATCAAACAAGCCGCTAAAGCAGCAGGAACTCCGCAAGTATTCGGATGCTGCGCAGTTGGCCTGCTAACCGAGGATGACTGGATTCTAGATGCGGAAGGCGCTGTGGCAATGGTATTCCCACAAGCAATGGGGCTCTCGCCACTACATTTACTACAACAACAAGGTGTGCCGCCTGAACTAGTGCTCACCTTAGCCACGCCCAATACGGCCACCATCGCAGTAAACTCAAGCGACATACCGCAATTCGGCGCAGTGACTACCGATGAATATGGACACGGCCCATACTCGGTCTGGCAAAGCGGTCGCATTGTTGAACGCGAGTTCATTCAGTGCGGATTTAATCAGCAATTTAATGCCGAGCTAATCGTCTGCCCAGGGGTCAAGCTCCTGTCGCCCGTCATGCAAATTAATCGCTCTGAAGAGCACAGCGTTTACGAAATTGACCTCCAAGCGGCAAGTGACAACCTGCTCAAATACATTAACGATGCAGAACCAAATGACTACTTTGGCTTACTATGCTTGGTGTCCGAAACCAGCTCTGCGAGCGATATTACTCAAGGCCAATACAGACTTCACCACGTAATTTCGGTAGATCGAGACGCACAGCTCGTGCGGTTATCTGGTTCGGCGCGAGCCGGTAGACACATGGCTTGGGCGACGCGTGACGCCAACGCCGCCCTACAATCTGTACAAACCCAACTGCATGCGTCCCAACAACGACAGAGTAAACAACCAGATTTTGGTTTGATCTTTCCTAACGTCGGTCGTGGCGCGGAGTTTTTTGCTGGAGTTGATGCCGATTTACTCGAGTTTAAAAACGCTTTTCCAAACACACCAGCTATTGGCTTCTACAGCAATGCCGAAATCGCTCCAGGACAACAATTTGCTGGGCTGATTCGACACTATTCAACGGTGATGGCGCTATTTAGAACACAGTGA
- the arsS gene encoding arsenosugar biosynthesis radical SAM (seleno)protein ArsS (Some members of this family are selenoproteins.) has protein sequence MNNTLQEINIRVEDGKFVPDDIDLDSQINIPTTGPHFHSVLNQHALGLTHERPQELQINLGKLCNLACHHCHVDAGPKRTEIMTWEVMQKILVWAAEANISKVDLTGGAPELNPHFRQFCTELLSMGIQITSRCNITVLFEPGQEDLAQWYADNRVRLVCSLPCYTEDNVDAQRGKGVFDKSIAGLQLLNRMGYGHDQDLSLDLVYNPGGAFLPPPQASLEQDYRQMLWDNFEITFSKLLAITNIPINRFAHALKRDGELEDYQHLLVSNFNAATVDQLMCRYLINLDWEGRVYDCDFNQMLEIPMNGGANRHLWELDVNDVPGSPIATNRHCFGCTAGAGSSCGGVLAD, from the coding sequence ATGAACAATACCCTTCAAGAAATCAACATTCGAGTGGAAGACGGCAAGTTCGTGCCTGATGATATCGACTTAGATAGCCAGATCAATATTCCGACGACTGGACCACACTTCCACTCAGTATTAAATCAACATGCCTTAGGACTTACCCATGAGCGTCCTCAAGAGTTACAAATCAATCTCGGAAAATTGTGCAATCTAGCATGCCATCACTGCCACGTGGATGCGGGGCCGAAGCGCACTGAGATAATGACTTGGGAGGTCATGCAAAAAATTCTAGTGTGGGCCGCCGAAGCTAACATTAGCAAAGTAGACTTAACCGGCGGCGCACCTGAATTAAACCCTCATTTTCGTCAGTTTTGTACTGAATTGCTCAGCATGGGTATTCAAATCACGTCACGATGCAATATCACTGTGCTGTTTGAACCAGGACAAGAAGACTTGGCTCAATGGTATGCAGATAACCGTGTACGACTCGTTTGCTCGTTACCGTGTTACACCGAAGATAACGTCGATGCCCAACGCGGTAAGGGTGTGTTTGATAAAAGCATCGCCGGCCTGCAGCTATTAAACCGAATGGGTTACGGTCATGATCAAGACTTGAGCCTAGATTTAGTCTACAACCCTGGCGGCGCATTCTTACCACCACCACAAGCTAGTCTAGAGCAAGATTACCGTCAGATGTTATGGGACAATTTCGAAATCACCTTTTCTAAGCTACTTGCCATCACCAACATTCCTATTAATCGCTTTGCACACGCCTTAAAACGAGATGGCGAGCTAGAAGACTATCAACATCTACTAGTCAGTAACTTCAATGCCGCCACCGTTGATCAATTAATGTGTCGGTATCTGATTAATTTGGATTGGGAGGGCCGGGTCTATGACTGCGACTTCAATCAAATGCTGGAGATCCCAATGAATGGTGGAGCCAATCGTCACCTATGGGAACTCGACGTCAATGACGTGCCTGGCAGTCCGATTGCTACGAATCGCCATTGCTTTGGCTGTACCGCCGGCGCAGGCAGCAGTTGTGGCGGCGTATTGGCCGACTAA
- a CDS encoding accessory factor UbiK family protein, with amino-acid sequence MNDIPNAAADIIQRIMQTAKAAVPDSLSDDLRKNIKAAIQDVISDLDVVTREELDVQKAVLAKTRAKVDEMESIITDLEKRLKL; translated from the coding sequence ATGAATGATATTCCCAACGCTGCTGCCGACATCATCCAACGGATTATGCAAACCGCTAAAGCCGCGGTGCCTGACTCCTTAAGCGATGATTTGCGAAAAAACATTAAGGCCGCGATACAAGATGTTATTAGTGACCTCGACGTTGTTACCCGTGAAGAGTTAGATGTACAAAAAGCGGTGTTAGCCAAAACCCGTGCCAAGGTCGATGAAATGGAGTCGATAATCACAGACTTGGAAAAACGTCTTAAGCTATAA
- the metG gene encoding methionine--tRNA ligase, producing the protein MSDSHAPRKILITNALPYANGPLHLGHMVGFMQADFWARFQKLRGHQVTFVGGDDQHGTPIMLGAEKQGLSAQQLIDQIEAQHKESLAGFHIHLDNYTGTHHPENKRLSQEIYRRIRDAGHIDVRVIKQAYDEEKSMFLPDRYVKGTCPKCKSPDQYGDNCEVCGTTYDTTDLIDPYSVLSGKPPVERESEHYFFKVSDFQQMLNAWKSSDALQPEIANKLGEWFENGLIDWDISRDAPYWGFEIPDAPGKYFYVWLDAPIGYMASHKLACDANGDNWDSYWLPDSEAELYHFIGKDIVRFHTLFWPALLQAADFRIPNGVFVHGFLTVDGAKMSKTRGTFVMAETYLNHLNPEYLRYYFAAKLGNNVVDMDLNLDDFSARVNSDVVGKMVNIASRCAGFISKRFDGQLAAQTAAPELQQAFADASEAIAARYEKREFSQAMRDIMALADTANQFIDEHKPWVLIKDESKLDEVQQVCTAGINAFRSLCIYLKPILPSLVERAEDFLNIEPLMWSDLQSPLLNHRINKFTPLMTRVEKDSVDKMIEESKENLAPTIDPNSPLALDPISAEVNYDEFAKVDLRIAKIVAAQHVEGADKLLQLTLDLGGETRNVFAGIKSAYQPEQLEGKLTVMVANLAPRKMRFGISEGMVLAAGPGGSELFVLSPDDGAQPGMRVK; encoded by the coding sequence ATGTCTGACTCGCACGCGCCTCGAAAAATTCTTATTACAAATGCCCTCCCCTATGCCAACGGGCCACTACACCTTGGTCACATGGTGGGCTTTATGCAGGCCGATTTTTGGGCCAGATTCCAAAAATTACGTGGCCACCAGGTTACCTTTGTTGGCGGCGACGACCAGCATGGCACGCCAATTATGCTCGGCGCAGAAAAACAAGGCTTGTCTGCCCAGCAACTGATCGATCAGATAGAAGCACAACACAAAGAGTCGCTCGCTGGGTTTCATATACACCTAGATAACTATACCGGCACGCACCATCCTGAAAATAAACGGCTCAGTCAAGAAATTTATCGCCGCATCAGAGATGCCGGGCACATTGATGTACGCGTTATCAAACAAGCCTACGACGAAGAAAAAAGCATGTTTTTGCCAGATCGTTATGTCAAAGGAACTTGCCCCAAATGCAAAAGCCCGGACCAGTACGGTGACAATTGTGAAGTGTGCGGTACTACCTACGACACCACTGACTTAATTGACCCCTATTCAGTGCTGTCGGGCAAACCACCAGTCGAACGCGAAAGCGAACATTACTTTTTCAAGGTAAGTGATTTTCAACAAATGCTTAACGCTTGGAAAAGCTCAGATGCGCTCCAACCAGAAATCGCCAATAAGCTCGGCGAATGGTTTGAAAACGGCCTGATCGACTGGGATATTAGTCGCGATGCACCTTATTGGGGCTTTGAGATACCCGACGCACCGGGTAAATATTTTTACGTATGGCTGGACGCTCCTATTGGATATATGGCCAGCCATAAACTCGCCTGTGATGCCAATGGTGATAATTGGGACAGCTATTGGCTGCCCGACAGTGAAGCAGAGCTCTATCACTTTATCGGCAAAGATATCGTGCGCTTTCATACTTTATTCTGGCCCGCATTGCTTCAAGCCGCGGACTTCAGGATTCCAAATGGCGTTTTCGTACACGGTTTTTTGACCGTCGACGGTGCCAAAATGTCGAAGACTCGTGGCACCTTTGTGATGGCTGAAACATACCTCAATCATCTCAACCCGGAATACCTGCGCTACTACTTCGCTGCCAAGCTAGGTAATAATGTTGTCGATATGGACCTCAACCTCGATGACTTTAGCGCGCGAGTCAACTCCGACGTGGTGGGGAAAATGGTTAACATTGCATCACGTTGCGCGGGTTTTATAAGCAAACGGTTTGATGGTCAACTAGCCGCACAAACTGCCGCCCCCGAACTTCAGCAAGCGTTTGCCGATGCCTCAGAAGCGATTGCGGCTCGCTATGAAAAGCGCGAATTCTCACAAGCGATGCGCGACATCATGGCTCTAGCGGATACCGCTAATCAGTTCATCGATGAACACAAACCTTGGGTTTTAATTAAAGACGAATCCAAGCTAGATGAAGTCCAGCAGGTATGCACGGCTGGAATCAATGCGTTTCGCTCGCTATGCATTTACCTAAAGCCAATTTTGCCGAGCTTAGTTGAACGCGCAGAAGATTTTTTAAATATCGAACCCTTAATGTGGAGCGATCTGCAGTCACCGCTGCTGAACCACCGCATCAACAAATTTACTCCGCTCATGACCCGAGTAGAAAAAGACTCCGTTGACAAAATGATTGAAGAAAGCAAAGAAAACCTAGCGCCAACCATCGATCCAAATTCACCATTAGCATTGGATCCGATTTCGGCAGAAGTTAATTACGACGAATTCGCCAAAGTCGACCTGCGCATTGCCAAGATTGTTGCGGCGCAACACGTTGAAGGGGCTGACAAGTTATTGCAACTAACCTTAGATCTAGGTGGTGAAACACGAAATGTGTTCGCTGGAATCAAGTCGGCATACCAACCGGAACAACTGGAAGGAAAGCTCACCGTCATGGTGGCAAACCTAGCGCCACGAAAGATGCGTTTTGGTATTTCAGAAGGCATGGTGCTAGCCGCCGGGCCCGGTGGCTCCGAATTGTTTGTGCTGAGCCCAGATGACGGCGCACAACCAGGAATGCGCGTTAAATAG
- a CDS encoding RnfABCDGE type electron transport complex subunit B — protein MQRDQKIKAIDEWLPQTQCTQCSYPRCHDYAVAIADGEADINQCPPGGDVTIRGLASLLGRIGKPLNPKFGIHKPKQLAVIDEAICIGCVMCIKACPTDAILGSAKVMHTVIERDCTGCELCIEPCPVDCIDMVDQPQQPDFTWRWDDYSPDATARARAQTNAKLARESARTQAKSSLAKLKELRKEKGSEQIKHDIAAALARVKQRSE, from the coding sequence ATGCAACGCGACCAGAAAATCAAAGCTATCGACGAATGGCTACCGCAAACTCAATGCACGCAGTGTAGTTATCCGCGCTGCCACGACTATGCTGTGGCGATTGCCGATGGCGAGGCTGATATCAATCAATGCCCGCCCGGTGGTGACGTCACCATTCGCGGCTTAGCCAGCCTATTGGGCCGTATTGGTAAACCACTGAACCCAAAGTTTGGTATCCATAAGCCTAAACAGCTTGCGGTAATCGACGAAGCCATTTGCATCGGCTGCGTTATGTGCATCAAAGCCTGCCCAACCGACGCTATATTGGGTTCGGCTAAAGTAATGCACACAGTGATTGAACGCGACTGTACTGGCTGTGAATTATGTATTGAGCCCTGCCCTGTGGATTGTATTGACATGGTTGACCAGCCCCAACAACCCGACTTCACTTGGCGATGGGACGATTATTCTCCTGACGCAACAGCGCGTGCTCGCGCTCAAACCAATGCGAAACTTGCCAGAGAATCCGCCCGCACACAAGCCAAAAGCTCGCTAGCCAAGCTCAAAGAGTTGCGCAAAGAAAAAGGTAGCGAGCAAATAAAGCACGACATCGCAGCGGCACTGGCGCGAGTCAAACAACGCAGCGAATAA
- a CDS encoding peptidoglycan DD-metalloendopeptidase family protein, translating to MKNRRALSTSNTNPVPTCLLLVLLFCAPVCYGNDSSASKPKITETNFLYTPDQMLHFDINDYLITNLPHLSPYAEAISHWSGHSSVSPAVIITLLERSNKTNSAKQAGATNEANRTIKQSDLTPLIKSITTSTANAYYHSLAEGLADPANQALRNVLKTQNIATTHVPENEAASSSEASKESLKAQVDKQLLELQDLYSKLFAASPSIASMAASDERQQAKTVPSETLLQLPYPIGEAWETWGGTHSFTGTDTGPRSSLDFRRGRLAWSANTSSIWVSAANAGQVIRHSSCFVEILSSTGWSTSYYHLDNIRYTSGQSVARNSALANYANNVNQSLCDGGHSAGPHLHFSLKYNGAYQSLDGVLLSGNEVHDGRHDYDTNCGYYWIDNAGKKACAGSALRNNGVPSSQPTADLKIESAKVTPNEVLRGQPFSVSATVYNQGTKTANQATLLFLASRDAKIELSDTLLSSIPLADISANRRLDISTNEISSSELSGLVWLGVCVTNVEGELNLENNCSAGSVLTIKPPVVISGAIKLLLLNHD from the coding sequence ATGAAGAATCGACGAGCTTTGTCTACCAGCAACACTAACCCTGTCCCAACCTGCCTATTATTGGTCTTATTATTTTGCGCACCAGTGTGCTACGGCAACGACTCCAGCGCCTCGAAACCGAAAATTACAGAAACCAACTTCCTCTACACGCCGGATCAGATGTTGCACTTCGACATCAATGACTACTTAATCACTAACCTTCCTCATCTGAGCCCCTACGCTGAGGCCATTTCACACTGGAGCGGACACTCTAGTGTCAGCCCAGCGGTCATTATCACTTTGCTCGAGAGATCAAATAAAACCAATAGCGCGAAACAAGCCGGGGCCACTAACGAGGCTAACCGCACCATCAAGCAGAGTGATCTTACCCCGCTAATTAAATCCATCACCACATCAACGGCTAACGCTTATTATCATTCACTCGCTGAGGGATTAGCCGACCCAGCCAACCAAGCGCTACGAAATGTGCTTAAAACACAGAACATAGCGACCACTCACGTGCCTGAAAATGAGGCCGCAAGTAGTAGTGAAGCATCTAAAGAGAGCTTGAAAGCACAGGTTGATAAACAACTGCTTGAGCTACAGGACTTATATTCAAAGCTATTCGCGGCGTCACCATCCATAGCCAGCATGGCAGCGAGCGATGAACGCCAACAGGCTAAAACCGTACCCAGTGAAACTCTATTACAATTGCCCTACCCGATTGGCGAGGCGTGGGAAACATGGGGCGGAACTCACAGTTTCACAGGCACTGACACCGGACCCCGTTCGTCGTTGGATTTTCGACGAGGGCGGCTAGCGTGGAGCGCAAACACTTCATCGATTTGGGTTTCGGCGGCCAACGCGGGCCAAGTCATTCGACATTCATCGTGCTTCGTTGAAATACTAAGTTCAACCGGCTGGTCTACCAGCTACTATCATCTAGATAATATTCGCTACACTTCAGGGCAATCCGTCGCACGTAACTCAGCATTAGCGAACTATGCGAATAATGTTAACCAATCGCTGTGTGACGGAGGCCATTCAGCAGGACCTCACCTACACTTTAGCCTGAAATATAACGGTGCCTACCAGTCGCTTGATGGTGTCTTACTATCTGGCAATGAAGTGCATGATGGTCGACATGATTACGATACTAATTGTGGCTATTACTGGATTGATAATGCTGGCAAGAAAGCATGTGCAGGCTCAGCGCTGCGAAACAATGGCGTTCCTAGTAGCCAACCCACGGCGGATCTAAAAATTGAGTCCGCCAAGGTAACACCAAACGAAGTACTGCGCGGGCAGCCATTCTCCGTATCGGCAACGGTCTACAATCAAGGGACTAAGACGGCCAATCAAGCTACGCTGCTATTTCTCGCCTCACGCGATGCAAAAATAGAACTATCCGATACGCTATTAAGCTCAATACCATTAGCTGATATTTCGGCCAACCGCAGGCTCGACATTTCAACTAACGAAATCAGCAGTTCTGAGCTGTCCGGTCTCGTCTGGCTTGGAGTGTGTGTAACCAACGTAGAAGGCGAACTTAATCTAGAAAATAATTGCTCGGCTGGCTCAGTGTTAACCATTAAGCCACCGGTCGTCATAAGTGGTGCAATCAAGTTGCTATTATTGAACCACGATTAG
- the pnp gene encoding polyribonucleotide nucleotidyltransferase: protein MSKVTKTFQFGEHEFKLETGEIARQADSAIIASCGDTTVMVTVVNKISGEPRDFMPLTIDVEERTYAAGKIPGGFFRREGRPSEKAILTCRLIDRPLRPLFPKGFGYDVQVVITIVSIDPNIDTEIVSLVGASAALATSGIPFNGPVGAARVGYINGEYVLNPTMDQLEGSDLDLVVAGTEHAVLMVESEANILAEEVMLGAVMYGHKESQKAIAAIKELAAEVAKPMKEWTPPSEDTSVTAKVAEIAKSALEEAFSTASKVERVAKISAAHGDVLSALVNEDSTVAEIDAVNAAFKGLEKSIVRGRIIAGEKRIDGRDTTTVRPIAVRTGVWPRTHGSALFTRGETQAVVSATLGTERDAQRIDALEGDITDRFMLHYNFPPYSVGETGRVGSPKRREIGHGRLARRGVAAVLPSAEEFPYVIRVVSEITESNGSSSMASVCGSSLAMMDAGIPIKAPVAGIAMGLIKEGDNFAVLTDILGDEDHLGDMDFKVAGTPEGITALQMDIKIDGITEEIMTQALSQAKDARVHILGEMAKVISEHRSEMSDHAPRIITFKINPDKIRDVIGKGGAVIRALCEETGATIDLEDDGTVNVASVDGAAGAEARRRIEEITADIEVDRVYTGKVVKIMEFGAFVNVLPGKDGLVHISQISDERVENVADHLKEGDEVTVKVLEVDRQGRVRLSMKAVDNG, encoded by the coding sequence ATGTCAAAGGTAACAAAAACCTTTCAGTTTGGTGAACACGAGTTCAAATTAGAAACCGGCGAGATCGCTCGCCAGGCCGATTCGGCCATCATCGCCAGTTGCGGCGATACCACAGTTATGGTCACGGTCGTCAATAAGATTTCCGGTGAGCCTAGAGATTTCATGCCCCTAACGATTGATGTCGAAGAACGCACATATGCGGCTGGCAAAATCCCAGGTGGCTTTTTTCGTCGAGAAGGGCGTCCTTCCGAGAAAGCAATTTTGACGTGTCGACTAATTGACCGTCCATTGCGTCCGTTATTTCCAAAAGGTTTTGGTTATGATGTGCAAGTTGTCATAACAATCGTATCGATCGACCCTAATATCGATACTGAAATCGTTTCTTTGGTCGGTGCCTCAGCGGCGTTGGCGACCTCAGGGATTCCGTTTAATGGCCCAGTAGGCGCTGCTCGAGTTGGTTATATCAACGGTGAGTACGTACTTAATCCGACCATGGACCAGCTTGAAGGATCAGATCTTGATCTGGTTGTTGCTGGTACTGAGCACGCAGTGCTAATGGTTGAGTCTGAAGCTAATATTTTGGCCGAAGAAGTCATGTTAGGCGCGGTGATGTACGGTCATAAAGAGTCGCAAAAAGCGATTGCAGCGATTAAAGAGTTGGCCGCTGAAGTGGCTAAACCAATGAAAGAATGGACGCCTCCTTCTGAAGATACGTCAGTGACTGCGAAAGTAGCCGAGATCGCTAAATCTGCACTTGAAGAAGCGTTTTCTACTGCTAGCAAGGTTGAGCGTGTCGCTAAAATTTCGGCAGCACACGGTGATGTTTTATCAGCGTTAGTGAACGAAGACTCAACGGTTGCTGAAATCGATGCGGTTAACGCAGCGTTCAAAGGCTTAGAGAAGAGCATTGTTCGTGGCCGCATTATTGCAGGCGAAAAACGTATCGATGGTCGTGATACCACAACAGTTCGACCGATTGCCGTTCGTACTGGCGTTTGGCCACGTACACACGGTTCGGCTTTGTTTACGCGTGGTGAGACCCAAGCGGTAGTATCCGCAACGTTGGGAACTGAGCGTGACGCACAGCGAATTGACGCCTTAGAAGGTGATATCACTGATCGATTTATGTTGCACTACAATTTCCCTCCTTATTCAGTAGGTGAAACTGGGCGCGTTGGCTCACCTAAGCGTCGTGAAATCGGTCATGGCCGTTTGGCACGTCGCGGTGTTGCCGCTGTGTTGCCAAGTGCTGAAGAGTTCCCTTACGTTATTCGTGTTGTATCGGAAATTACTGAGTCAAATGGCTCTAGTTCAATGGCTTCAGTATGTGGATCATCGCTTGCGATGATGGACGCTGGCATTCCAATTAAGGCTCCAGTAGCTGGTATTGCGATGGGCTTGATTAAAGAAGGCGATAACTTTGCGGTGCTGACTGATATCTTAGGTGATGAAGATCACTTGGGCGATATGGACTTCAAAGTAGCTGGTACGCCTGAAGGTATTACCGCGTTGCAAATGGACATTAAGATCGACGGAATTACCGAAGAGATTATGACTCAAGCGTTGTCACAAGCTAAAGATGCCCGCGTGCATATTTTAGGCGAAATGGCTAAAGTCATATCTGAGCATCGTTCTGAAATGTCAGATCACGCTCCGCGTATTATCACGTTCAAGATTAATCCAGATAAGATTCGCGACGTTATTGGTAAAGGTGGAGCGGTTATTCGCGCGTTATGCGAAGAAACCGGTGCGACTATTGATCTAGAAGACGATGGTACAGTGAATGTGGCATCGGTTGATGGTGCAGCAGGTGCTGAAGCTCGTCGTCGTATTGAAGAGATCACAGCGGATATCGAAGTCGATCGCGTTTACACTGGTAAAGTGGTCAAGATTATGGAGTTTGGTGCGTTCGTTAACGTATTGCCAGGCAAAGATGGTCTTGTGCATATTTCGCAGATTTCAGATGAGCGCGTTGAAAATGTCGCTGATCATTTGAAAGAAGGTGATGAAGTGACAGTTAAAGTCCTTGAAGTAGATCGTCAAGGTCGAGTACGTCTGTCCATGAAGGCTGTTGATAACGGTTAA